One genomic segment of Sphingobacteriales bacterium includes these proteins:
- a CDS encoding DNA gyrase/topoisomerase IV subunit A, with translation MAKNTPPPPDITAPAAHDHQTGPLAGKYQTWFLDYASYVILDRAVPAIEDGLKPVQRRLLHALKSIDDGRYHKVANVVGQTMQYHPHGDASIYEALVNLGQKDLLIDTQGNWGDYRTGDTAAAPRYIEARLSKLALEIAFHADLTEWQLSYDGRKKEPVTLPMKFPLLLAQGVEGIAVGLATRILPHNFNELVEASIKILQKKTFIIYPDFLTRGLIDVADYREGQRGGKVRVRARIECPDKKTLIIRDIPYGTNTQGLIDSIIKANDKGKIKIKKVTDNTAKDVEIVIELTPGVSPDVTIDALYAFTDCEVSISPNCCVIIDKKPHFVSVNDLLNFSTQHTTNLLKRELELKLNDLREKLHFASLEQIFIEKRIYRRIEECETFEAVIEAIQSGLKPYTKNFIRVVTRDDIIRLTEIKIKRISKYDSFQANEAIKQLQADISQTEHHLTHLTDFAIAYFKNLLTKYGKGRERRTEIRSFDTIKVRQVALANEKLYVNRTDGFMGYGLKKDEYVCDCSDIDNIIVIRKDGKLIVTPIGEKVFVGKDILHIDVWRQNDERRTYHIVYLDGKTGQSLVKRFNVTAVTYKREYDITQGTPNSKILYLSVHPNSEGEVISVQLSPTSNARNKQLEYDFTDLEVRNRNTKGNLLTKYPVRSVKQKEVGSSTIGGRKIWLDEKIGRLNTEGRGQLLGEFDTGDTILTIYQDGNYEMTDFELTNRYEMDKLVLIEKHQPDKIISAVYLNKEKADWFVKRFRIETAKLNEKFCFIGETKGSALELATTDPDPVAEYIYLKKKGGEKLTNLLIFNEFIDVKGWKSMGNKLFIYSLKDLRLLTEVEKLKKIPTISLTAAQTHKTTSNNTPIIAPNPDKIIDGEQGSLFG, from the coding sequence GTGGCCAAAAATACCCCTCCACCGCCCGATATTACCGCCCCCGCCGCCCACGACCACCAAACAGGCCCCTTAGCAGGCAAATACCAAACCTGGTTTTTAGACTATGCCTCGTATGTAATACTTGACCGCGCCGTACCCGCCATTGAAGATGGTCTTAAACCCGTTCAACGCCGTTTGTTGCACGCCCTAAAAAGTATTGACGATGGCCGCTACCACAAAGTAGCCAACGTAGTAGGCCAAACCATGCAGTATCACCCACACGGCGATGCCTCTATTTACGAAGCCTTAGTAAATTTAGGCCAAAAAGATTTGCTTATTGACACCCAAGGCAACTGGGGCGATTATAGAACGGGCGATACCGCCGCCGCCCCGCGTTATATTGAAGCGCGCTTGTCAAAATTAGCCCTCGAAATTGCTTTTCATGCCGATTTAACCGAGTGGCAACTTAGTTACGATGGCCGCAAAAAAGAGCCGGTAACCTTGCCCATGAAATTTCCGCTGTTATTAGCACAAGGCGTTGAAGGGATAGCCGTAGGTTTGGCCACCCGTATTTTACCGCATAATTTTAACGAATTAGTAGAGGCATCGATAAAAATTTTACAAAAAAAAACCTTTATTATTTATCCCGATTTTTTAACCAGAGGGTTGATTGATGTAGCCGATTACCGCGAAGGGCAACGCGGCGGCAAGGTGCGTGTGCGGGCGCGTATTGAATGTCCGGATAAAAAAACTTTAATAATACGCGACATTCCGTACGGCACCAACACACAGGGGCTAATAGACAGTATCATTAAAGCCAACGACAAAGGCAAAATTAAAATTAAAAAAGTTACCGATAATACAGCCAAAGATGTTGAAATTGTAATTGAACTAACGCCAGGCGTTTCGCCCGACGTTACAATAGATGCCTTATATGCGTTTACCGACTGCGAAGTGTCAATTTCGCCTAATTGCTGTGTAATTATTGACAAAAAGCCACATTTTGTAAGCGTAAACGACTTATTAAATTTCAGCACACAACACACCACCAATCTATTAAAACGCGAGTTAGAACTAAAACTAAACGACCTGCGCGAAAAATTACATTTTGCCTCGTTAGAGCAAATTTTTATCGAAAAACGTATTTATCGCCGTATTGAAGAGTGTGAAACCTTTGAAGCCGTTATCGAAGCTATTCAATCCGGATTAAAACCCTACACTAAAAATTTTATCCGCGTTGTAACACGAGACGACATCATCCGGCTAACCGAAATCAAAATTAAACGCATCTCTAAATACGATTCTTTTCAGGCAAACGAGGCTATAAAACAGCTGCAAGCCGATATTTCCCAAACTGAACACCACTTAACACACCTAACCGATTTTGCCATCGCGTATTTTAAAAATTTATTAACCAAATATGGTAAAGGCCGCGAACGCCGCACCGAAATTCGAAGTTTCGATACTATAAAAGTTCGGCAGGTTGCCCTTGCCAACGAAAAACTTTATGTTAATCGTACCGATGGTTTCATGGGTTATGGCCTTAAAAAAGATGAATACGTTTGCGACTGCTCAGATATTGACAATATTATTGTAATTCGCAAAGACGGCAAATTAATTGTAACCCCCATTGGCGAAAAAGTATTTGTAGGCAAAGATATTTTGCATATTGATGTGTGGCGGCAAAACGACGAACGCCGTACTTATCATATAGTTTATTTAGATGGCAAAACAGGGCAAAGTTTAGTGAAAAGATTTAACGTTACCGCTGTAACCTACAAACGCGAGTACGATATAACACAAGGCACGCCAAACTCAAAAATTTTATATTTATCTGTACACCCCAATAGCGAGGGCGAGGTAATTAGCGTGCAACTTTCGCCTACCAGCAACGCCCGCAACAAACAACTCGAATACGATTTTACCGATTTAGAAGTGCGCAACCGCAATACCAAAGGTAATTTGCTTACTAAATACCCTGTACGCAGCGTCAAACAAAAAGAGGTAGGCAGTTCAACTATTGGCGGGCGTAAAATTTGGCTCGACGAAAAAATTGGTCGCCTTAACACCGAAGGGCGCGGGCAATTGCTCGGCGAGTTCGATACAGGCGATACCATTTTAACCATTTACCAAGACGGCAATTACGAAATGACCGATTTTGAATTAACTAACCGCTACGAAATGGATAAATTAGTGCTGATAGAAAAACATCAACCGGATAAAATAATAAGTGCTGTTTATTTGAACAAAGAAAAAGCCGACTGGTTTGTTAAACGCTTCCGGATTGAAACAGCCAAACTCAATGAAAAATTTTGTTTTATTGGCGAAACCAAAGGCTCGGCACTTGAATTGGCAACTACCGACCCCGACCCCGTTGCCGAATACATTTATTTAAAGAAGAAAGGCGGAGAGAAATTGACAAATTTGCTTATTTTTAACGAATTTATTGACGTAAAAGGCTGGAAAAGTATGGGCAACAAACTATTTATTTATAGTTTAAAAGATTTGCGCTTACTAACCGAAGTCGAAAAACTCAAAAAAATACCTACTATAAGTTTAACTGCTGCCCAAACTCACAAAACTACTTCTAATAATACACCTATTATTGCCCCAAACCCGGATAAAATTATTGACGGTGAGCAAGGTAGCCTGTTTGGGTAA
- a CDS encoding alpha/beta hydrolase, which yields MKFIKKSFKIVGFLAFVWFLLVQFSGCFTFRTADKVLQKQFTRKNIEPPDFYNYTVENRNMHYAHIGDTTKPLIVFIHGSPGSLDNFANFLADTSLLQQAQMIAIDRPGFGYSGFGVAESSFKEQAKLIAPAIERFHNAKTILVGHSLGGPLIVRLAMDYPQLVSDLVIVAGSVAPNLEPREWWRPFIDNIPLRWFVPPSLAASNREIRYAYRELNTMLPLWPTVTQRTTILQGSADFLVPAENAQFAQQQLTNACKVNMQILPNENHFLVWQNPNIIKNALIWHLKETD from the coding sequence ATGAAATTTATAAAGAAAAGTTTTAAAATTGTTGGCTTTTTAGCTTTTGTTTGGTTTCTATTAGTGCAATTTTCCGGATGTTTTACTTTTCGTACCGCCGACAAAGTGCTGCAAAAACAATTTACCAGAAAAAACATAGAACCACCTGATTTTTACAACTATACGGTCGAAAACCGCAATATGCACTACGCCCATATTGGCGATACCACTAAACCACTTATTGTATTTATACATGGCTCGCCCGGCTCGTTAGATAATTTTGCCAATTTTTTGGCCGACACCTCCTTACTGCAACAAGCGCAAATGATTGCAATAGACAGGCCGGGCTTTGGCTACTCGGGGTTTGGCGTTGCCGAGTCTTCGTTTAAGGAGCAAGCAAAATTAATTGCTCCCGCTATCGAAAGGTTTCATAACGCAAAAACTATATTGGTAGGCCACTCGTTAGGTGGGCCATTAATAGTGCGGTTAGCTATGGATTACCCGCAGTTGGTCAGCGATTTGGTAATTGTTGCCGGCAGCGTAGCCCCCAACCTTGAACCCCGCGAATGGTGGCGACCATTTATAGACAATATACCCTTGCGCTGGTTTGTGCCACCCTCGTTGGCAGCCTCGAACCGCGAAATACGCTATGCCTACCGCGAGCTAAATACTATGTTGCCACTTTGGCCAACAGTTACCCAGCGTACAACCATTTTGCAAGGCAGCGCCGATTTTTTGGTGCCAGCCGAAAATGCACAGTTTGCTCAACAACAACTTACTAATGCCTGCAAAGTAAATATGCAAATTTTACCCAACGAAAATCATTTTCTTGTTTGGCAAAACCCCAATATTATAAAAAACGCCTTGATATGGCATTTAAAAGAAACCGATTAG
- a CDS encoding ribosome assembly cofactor RimP has translation MIPEQVTQLITDHLATYFAETNCFLVEIRTGGKKIEVYADCDENMDLNKCTAISRYLEPFLDAADFVPEDYVLEVSSPGMGNPFKVVRQYTKNIGREVQVTLISGEKIEGILQFVAAENIVLAVPEKKISLKKAIDKNPKTTNHEISFSDILQTKKKITFN, from the coding sequence ATGATACCCGAACAAGTAACACAATTAATAACCGACCATTTGGCCACTTATTTTGCCGAAACCAATTGCTTTTTAGTAGAAATACGAACCGGAGGGAAAAAAATTGAGGTGTATGCCGATTGTGACGAAAACATGGATTTAAATAAATGCACCGCCATTAGCCGATATTTAGAACCTTTTTTAGATGCCGCCGATTTTGTTCCGGAGGATTATGTACTTGAGGTTTCATCTCCAGGCATGGGCAACCCCTTTAAAGTAGTAAGGCAATACACCAAAAATATAGGCCGCGAAGTACAGGTTACTTTAATAAGCGGAGAAAAAATAGAAGGCATCTTGCAATTTGTTGCCGCCGAAAATATCGTTTTGGCAGTTCCGGAGAAAAAAATATCCTTAAAAAAAGCCATCGATAAAAACCCTAAAACCACTAATCACGAAATATCTTTTTCAGATATACTACAAACTAAAAAGAAAATAACTTTTAATTAA
- the nusA gene encoding transcription termination/antitermination protein NusA, whose product MSNHNIGLVDSFSEFKEFKSIDRPTLMRVIEDVFKTLLRKKYGSDEIFEITVNTEKGDLEIWHRRQIVADDEVQDINTQVGYTEATQKEPDLEIGEELYEPITLDSFGRRSVLAARQTLMSRIMELEREELLKKYNERIGEIVTGEVYQAWKRELLILDDDGNELLLPRTEQIKTDNYKKGDTVKAIVKKVELRNNTPRIILSRTDNAFLAKLLEIEVPEIFDGVIAIRRIAREPGERAKVAVESFDDRIDPVGACVGMKGSRIHGIVRELRNENIDIINYTNNTKLFIQRALTPATVYSIEVNENKKRVSAYLKPEQVSLAIGKGGINIRLASKLTAYEIDVYRESDDEADDYDIDLDEFADEIDQWIIDVLKGIGCDTARSVLNLSADELLRRSDLEEETIEDVLSILKAEFEDNEQNED is encoded by the coding sequence ATGAGTAACCACAATATAGGCTTAGTTGATTCTTTTTCGGAGTTTAAAGAGTTTAAAAGTATTGACCGCCCCACGTTAATGCGGGTAATAGAAGATGTTTTTAAAACCTTACTCCGGAAAAAATACGGCTCGGATGAAATTTTTGAAATTACTGTTAATACCGAAAAGGGCGACCTTGAAATTTGGCATCGCAGGCAAATTGTAGCCGACGATGAAGTACAAGATATAAATACACAAGTTGGTTATACCGAAGCTACCCAAAAAGAACCCGACTTAGAAATAGGCGAAGAATTGTACGAACCCATTACCTTAGACTCGTTTGGCCGCCGCTCGGTATTAGCTGCCCGCCAAACCTTGATGTCGCGGATAATGGAACTCGAAAGAGAGGAACTTTTAAAAAAATACAACGAAAGAATTGGCGAAATTGTAACCGGCGAGGTTTACCAGGCTTGGAAACGCGAACTGCTGATTTTAGACGACGACGGCAACGAATTGTTATTGCCCCGAACTGAACAAATAAAAACCGATAACTACAAAAAAGGAGATACTGTTAAAGCTATTGTAAAAAAAGTTGAACTGCGCAATAATACCCCACGTATTATTTTATCGAGAACAGATAACGCCTTTTTAGCCAAACTACTCGAAATTGAAGTGCCCGAAATATTTGACGGTGTAATTGCCATACGCCGAATAGCCCGCGAACCAGGTGAACGCGCCAAAGTAGCCGTTGAATCATTTGACGACCGTATTGACCCCGTTGGTGCTTGCGTAGGTATGAAGGGTTCGCGCATACATGGCATAGTGCGCGAGTTGCGAAACGAAAATATTGACATTATAAACTATACTAATAATACTAAACTTTTTATTCAGCGAGCTTTAACACCTGCAACGGTTTACTCGATAGAAGTGAACGAAAATAAAAAAAGAGTATCGGCCTATTTAAAGCCCGAACAAGTATCATTAGCCATTGGTAAAGGCGGTATCAATATCAGACTGGCCAGCAAACTAACCGCCTACGAAATAGATGTTTACCGCGAATCGGACGACGAGGCTGATGATTATGATATTGATTTGGATGAATTTGCCGATGAAATTGACCAATGGATTATTGATGTTCTTAAAGGTATCGGCTGCGATACAGCCCGTAGCGTTTTAAACCTTAGCGCAGATGAGTTATTGCGCCGCTCGGACTTAGAAGAGGAAACTATTGAGGATGTATTAAGCATACTGAAAGCCGAATTTGAAGACAATGAACAAAACGAAGATTAA
- the pyk gene encoding pyruvate kinase, with translation MNPQISGKTRTKIIATLGPSSDSLENIKALIMSGVDVFRLNFSHGDHNYHDQLIDRILQANNDLNTHVAILADLQGPKIRLGKLEGDKPFEIFAQDKITLTTIEQLSTPKILYCTYEALANDVGTGDTIKIDDGKIELKVLKTDGRTTVETEVVFGGIIKANKGVNLPDSALSTSCFTEKDNADIEFILTKPVNWIALSFVRSAEDISKLKGIIQFKNHPARVIAKMERPEAIKNADAIIEKTDAVMIARGDLGVELPIEQVPILQKELVRKCLKAAKPVIIATQMMESMIDNPSPTRAEVNDVANAVFDGADALMLSGETAMGKHPVRVIDHFVRIIQEIEMNPSKVIYGKFNEPERDGNDYYFADVVCYNAAKIAQQLGARCIIGMTHSGYTAFKISSFRPEAHTYIFTPNRDLLNAVSLVWGVTAFYYNRDEGTDSTVLDVHQVLRDNDLIRRNDLVINTLSMPLSEKGKTNTVKITEIR, from the coding sequence ATGAATCCACAGATTTCCGGAAAAACCCGCACCAAAATTATTGCCACTTTAGGCCCTTCATCCGACTCTTTAGAAAATATAAAGGCACTAATCATGTCGGGTGTTGATGTTTTTAGGCTTAACTTCTCGCATGGCGACCACAATTACCACGACCAGCTAATTGACAGGATTTTACAAGCCAACAACGATTTAAACACCCACGTTGCCATACTTGCCGATTTGCAAGGCCCCAAAATTCGATTGGGCAAATTAGAGGGCGATAAACCTTTTGAAATTTTTGCCCAAGACAAAATTACGCTCACCACAATAGAGCAACTTAGTACACCCAAAATATTGTATTGCACGTACGAGGCTTTGGCAAATGACGTAGGCACAGGTGACACGATAAAAATTGACGATGGTAAAATTGAATTAAAAGTGCTTAAAACCGATGGCCGCACGACTGTAGAAACCGAAGTAGTGTTTGGCGGTATTATTAAAGCTAACAAAGGTGTTAATCTTCCGGATTCGGCACTTAGCACCTCGTGCTTTACCGAAAAAGATAATGCCGACATTGAATTTATTTTAACAAAACCCGTTAACTGGATTGCGCTTTCGTTTGTACGGTCAGCCGAAGATATTAGCAAACTCAAAGGCATCATACAGTTTAAAAATCATCCGGCAAGGGTTATAGCCAAAATGGAGCGCCCCGAGGCTATTAAAAATGCCGACGCCATTATCGAAAAAACCGATGCCGTAATGATTGCCCGCGGCGACCTTGGCGTTGAGCTACCCATAGAACAAGTGCCTATTTTGCAAAAAGAATTGGTGCGCAAATGCCTAAAAGCCGCTAAACCTGTAATTATTGCCACCCAAATGATGGAAAGCATGATTGACAACCCCTCGCCCACGCGCGCCGAAGTAAACGACGTAGCCAATGCCGTTTTTGATGGTGCCGATGCCTTAATGTTGAGTGGCGAAACAGCTATGGGCAAGCACCCCGTTAGGGTTATTGACCATTTTGTTCGCATAATTCAAGAAATTGAAATGAATCCAAGTAAAGTTATTTACGGCAAGTTTAACGAACCCGAACGCGATGGCAATGATTATTATTTTGCCGATGTTGTGTGTTATAATGCTGCAAAAATTGCGCAACAATTAGGTGCCCGCTGCATTATAGGCATGACCCATTCGGGCTACACTGCCTTTAAAATATCGAGTTTTAGACCCGAAGCACATACCTATATTTTTACACCTAACCGGGATTTGCTAAATGCCGTTAGCCTTGTTTGGGGTGTAACTGCTTTTTATTACAACCGAGATGAAGGAACTGACAGCACTGTTCTTGATGTGCATCAAGTTTTGCGTGACAACGATTTAATTCGTCGCAACGATTTAGTGATAAATACCCTAAGTATGCCCCTAAGTGAAAAGGGTAAAACCAATACCGTTAAAATTACCGAAATCAGATAG
- a CDS encoding glycosyltransferase family 39 protein translates to MSFNFLNQRQALFSVLALIAIVFICAAIYFDRWRLNMLQPSDALGYYVYLPAYFIHNDLNNLKQTHHAGLSRIDGYQAHPNLHTNEPIDYGNTTYINGNQVIQYTMGVAMLNLPFFAVGHAIAHLGGFTADGFSAPYLLAMYLANIFYILLGLWALFWVLKPLVGHNIALWSILSIAFVTNLFYFATYNAAMAHGYLFTLWAWLLYATPRLYQSFSYKYAVLVGVCVGFIALIRPTEAVAIFVPVLYGVTNWQSLKNRFIWALQNWSLVVLAIFVAFIVWTPQLCLWKAYTGKWLFYSYGQQGFNFLKPQILNGLFAFGNGWLVYTPIFLIAAWGAWYMYRQKNGFLGPLLVIFPITVYANYSWWCWQYINGFGSRPMIDIYALLAIPLALTLQKGIKLPFWRWPLLAFWVLCLWLNLFTTYQFYLDLQFTEASNPAFFWASLGKTKLSNNDLIAFDTGRFQPDSTQLKFVKNIATVDFETPDVPPAITDTVKAISGEKFAVLSPQTPFSKGIADTLKNLLDINSIAGNDNKQTYYVKINCQVYLPQKEHSIYKMSMVVFELLRNQKNIVWQGIRLQNKISNTRQVFYNPGKTGLWQNVQFYVKLPVLQPTDELKLYGWNIGGGLVFIDDLRLSLWQKQ, encoded by the coding sequence ATGTCTTTTAATTTCCTTAATCAACGACAAGCGCTGTTTAGCGTTTTAGCTCTTATTGCCATTGTTTTTATTTGCGCTGCTATTTATTTTGACCGATGGCGGCTAAACATGCTACAACCCAGTGATGCGTTGGGTTACTATGTTTATTTACCCGCGTATTTTATCCATAACGATTTAAACAATTTAAAACAAACGCACCACGCAGGGTTAAGTCGTATTGATGGTTACCAAGCACACCCTAATTTACATACCAACGAGCCAATTGATTATGGGAATACCACGTACATAAACGGCAATCAGGTAATACAATATACGATGGGGGTTGCAATGCTAAACTTGCCATTTTTTGCAGTTGGCCACGCTATTGCTCATTTGGGCGGGTTTACTGCCGACGGGTTTTCAGCGCCATACTTACTGGCCATGTATTTGGCTAATATTTTTTATATTTTATTGGGTTTGTGGGCTTTGTTTTGGGTGCTAAAACCGCTTGTTGGGCATAATATTGCTTTATGGAGCATACTTAGCATAGCGTTTGTTACTAATTTGTTTTACTTTGCTACCTACAATGCCGCTATGGCACATGGTTATTTGTTTACCCTTTGGGCGTGGCTGCTTTACGCAACACCAAGGCTTTACCAAAGTTTTTCGTATAAATATGCAGTTTTAGTGGGGGTATGTGTAGGTTTTATTGCATTAATTAGGCCAACAGAGGCGGTGGCTATTTTTGTACCTGTATTATATGGTGTTACAAATTGGCAATCGCTTAAAAATAGGTTTATTTGGGCGCTGCAAAATTGGAGCTTGGTTGTTTTAGCCATATTTGTTGCTTTTATAGTGTGGACTCCGCAGTTATGCCTATGGAAAGCCTATACCGGAAAATGGCTTTTTTATAGCTATGGGCAACAGGGTTTTAACTTTTTAAAACCACAAATATTGAATGGCCTTTTTGCTTTTGGCAACGGATGGTTAGTATATACTCCCATTTTTTTAATTGCTGCTTGGGGTGCCTGGTATATGTATAGGCAAAAGAATGGTTTTTTAGGGCCTTTATTAGTTATTTTTCCGATAACGGTTTACGCAAATTATAGTTGGTGGTGCTGGCAATACATAAACGGTTTTGGCTCGCGCCCAATGATAGATATTTACGCCCTTTTAGCCATTCCCTTAGCTTTAACCTTACAAAAAGGCATAAAATTACCCTTTTGGCGTTGGCCCTTACTTGCTTTTTGGGTGCTTTGCTTATGGCTAAACTTGTTTACCACCTACCAGTTTTATTTAGACCTTCAATTTACCGAAGCCTCCAATCCGGCATTTTTTTGGGCATCGTTGGGCAAAACAAAACTAAGCAATAACGACTTAATTGCCTTCGATACAGGCCGTTTTCAGCCCGACTCTACCCAACTGAAATTTGTAAAAAACATAGCCACTGTTGATTTTGAAACACCCGATGTTCCACCCGCTATTACCGACACAGTAAAAGCAATATCCGGAGAAAAATTTGCCGTTCTAAGCCCACAAACGCCTTTTTCAAAAGGTATTGCCGATACCTTAAAAAATTTGCTCGATATAAACTCAATTGCAGGTAATGACAACAAACAAACTTATTACGTTAAAATTAACTGTCAGGTTTATTTGCCTCAAAAAGAGCATAGTATATACAAAATGAGTATGGTCGTTTTTGAATTACTGCGCAATCAAAAAAATATAGTTTGGCAAGGCATTAGGCTGCAAAACAAAATAAGCAATACGCGGCAGGTATTTTATAACCCCGGCAAAACCGGCCTATGGCAAAATGTTCAATTTTATGTTAAATTGCCAGTATTACAACCAACCGATGAACTAAAACTTTACGGTTGGAATATTGGCGGCGGCCTTGTTTTTATTGACGACCTTCGATTAAGCCTTTGGCAAAAACAATAA
- a CDS encoding serine hydrolase → MAGFVCAPFYFIRMKIKGLLQRFILSGGFNIMLLLSGWFTLNPQSLKAQSSEVLKPLIDRIVTDYCKDKYTQAIAVGIIDDTCHYQYFYGQILPTHHTPANGNTVFHIGSLSKIITTALLAQLEAAGVLQKTDTITQYLPDSVAANPALKNITLLQLATHTSGLPKEPGNIAQTLTNPNNAYENYTLTDLYAYLKTYTPSKNTANDNKWYKNKRRKNQPANQFKYSHLGIGLLGQLLQNATGQTYNELLKQYLLQPFAMQFTFVNPNLNLEQTGQLAPGFSFTGKQQPPFFYGTVVGAEAARSCLNDLMQFIQAYMPASNNNSHVNKALQTTLKPHYLTAMPHVWVAEGWYVLDDGRKTTPPIITHSGRTAGYSNYIAFIPDRKIGVIVLSNTATRMDELGINILELMSR, encoded by the coding sequence ATGGCAGGTTTTGTTTGTGCTCCATTTTATTTTATCCGGATGAAAATTAAAGGCTTACTACAACGGTTTATATTATCCGGAGGGTTTAATATTATGCTGCTTTTATCCGGATGGTTTACCTTAAACCCCCAGTCGTTAAAAGCACAATCTTCAGAAGTGCTAAAACCCCTTATTGACCGCATTGTAACCGACTACTGCAAAGACAAATACACCCAGGCAATAGCTGTTGGCATTATTGACGACACCTGCCATTATCAATATTTTTACGGTCAAATTTTACCCACACACCATACACCTGCCAATGGTAATACCGTGTTTCATATAGGCTCGCTAAGCAAAATAATTACCACCGCCTTGTTGGCGCAATTAGAGGCCGCCGGCGTACTACAAAAAACCGATACGATTACCCAATACCTACCCGACTCGGTTGCTGCCAACCCCGCCTTGAAAAATATTACCCTACTACAATTAGCTACGCACACATCGGGGCTACCCAAAGAGCCGGGCAATATTGCACAAACACTTACCAACCCAAATAACGCCTACGAAAACTATACCCTAACCGACTTATATGCTTATTTAAAAACCTATACCCCCTCAAAAAACACTGCTAACGACAATAAATGGTACAAAAATAAACGGAGAAAAAACCAACCTGCAAACCAATTCAAGTACTCACATTTAGGCATTGGCTTGTTGGGGCAACTACTGCAAAATGCCACAGGGCAAACTTACAACGAACTGCTAAAACAATACTTACTGCAACCTTTTGCCATGCAATTTACCTTTGTAAACCCCAACCTTAACCTTGAGCAAACAGGGCAGTTAGCACCCGGATTTTCGTTTACAGGCAAACAACAACCACCTTTTTTTTACGGTACGGTGGTAGGTGCCGAGGCCGCACGCTCGTGCCTTAACGACCTTATGCAGTTTATACAAGCCTATATGCCGGCAAGCAATAATAATAGCCACGTTAATAAGGCATTGCAAACTACCCTAAAACCACACTACCTAACAGCAATGCCACATGTTTGGGTAGCCGAGGGATGGTATGTTTTAGACGACGGACGAAAAACCACACCGCCTATTATTACCCATAGTGGACGCACTGCTGGTTATAGCAATTATATCGCATTTATTCCCGACCGCAAAATTGGTGTAATTGTGTTAAGCAATACGGCTACCCGAATGGATGAGTTGGGAATTAATATTTTAGAGCTTATGAGCCGTTAA
- a CDS encoding menaquinone biosynthesis protein, with protein sequence MISVSAVSYLNTKPFLLGIERAGIAHLFNITLEIPSKTAERLCNNEVDLALVPAGILPQLNNPHIVTNYCLGASGPVKTVCLYSYCPLPQIKTILLDYHSATSVRLVQILMRKYWQFYPEFLPAQPGFESEIKGDTAGVIIGDRAIGLDAVYPFVYDLATAWQQFTNLPFVFAVWASLKPLPKHIEQALNKAFALGLTLIPEVAEQFNTIYPLNFDIKTYLQQNISYAFDAPKQEALKLFLQWVKELKI encoded by the coding sequence ATGATTAGTGTTTCGGCGGTATCGTACCTAAATACCAAGCCCTTTTTGCTGGGTATTGAGCGGGCAGGCATTGCCCATTTATTTAATATAACACTCGAAATACCTTCAAAAACAGCCGAGCGGCTTTGTAATAACGAGGTTGATTTAGCTTTAGTACCCGCCGGCATTTTACCGCAGTTAAACAACCCGCATATAGTAACTAATTATTGCCTTGGCGCATCCGGACCTGTAAAAACAGTGTGTTTATACAGCTATTGCCCGTTACCACAAATTAAAACAATACTGCTCGATTATCATTCGGCGACATCGGTGCGATTAGTTCAAATACTGATGCGAAAATATTGGCAATTTTATCCGGAATTTTTACCGGCTCAACCCGGATTTGAATCAGAGATTAAAGGCGATACCGCCGGGGTAATTATTGGCGACCGTGCAATTGGTCTCGATGCGGTTTATCCTTTTGTTTATGATTTGGCTACAGCATGGCAGCAGTTTACAAATTTACCCTTTGTATTTGCTGTTTGGGCAAGTTTAAAGCCATTGCCTAAGCACATTGAGCAAGCATTAAACAAAGCTTTTGCTTTGGGCTTAACTTTAATTCCGGAAGTAGCCGAGCAATTTAACACAATTTACCCTCTGAACTTCGACATAAAAACTTATTTGCAACAAAATATATCGTACGCTTTTGATGCGCCAAAACAAGAAGCTTTAAAATTATTTTTACAATGGGTTAAGGAGCTAAAAATTTAA